CCTGAAGCCGGTCGATCTGGTTCCTTCCGTAGCTGCCCCAGAGCCAGGCCTTGCCGGGCCAGAGCGGTCCGCCCGCTTCGACGCCATAGTCCTGGATGTTGTCGATCCGATTCTGCGCGCTGCTCTTTCCGAGCGCCTGCTGCTGCTCGCGAAAATCGGTGCGCGTGTTGTAGGCCTCGAGCTGACGCGGCGTATCGAAGAACCGGGCGGAACCGTGCACCTCGTTCGTGCCGCGCTTGGTCACCATGTTGAGGGTCACGCCGGGCACCGCGATCGAGGGATCGCTGCCGCCGGTCGTCGCCTGCATCTCCTGGAAGGCATCGAAGTCGTAGTAGGTCGGGGACGATCCGGCCGCCGACATGTCGGTGATCGTCACGCCGTCGACGTTCCACGCATTCTGGGACGGGTCGGTACCCTTGCCGACGTAGAGCGACTGCGCCCCACTCTCGCTGCCGCCGACGTTCTGGTTGTCGACGAGGACGCCCGGCGTCTGCTGCAGGATGACCCATGGGTCGCGAACCGTCGGGATTGACTTCAGCTCCTGCTGGCTGAAGTTGGCTCCCGCCGCCTGCTTCCTCGAATCGAGGAGCGGCGATTCCGAAGTGACCGTGACCGTCGCCTCGACGGCGGCGATCCTCATCACGATCGAAAGCTCCGTGTTCGCCCCCAGGTTGACCACCACGTTGTCGCGCTCGACCGTGGCGAAGCCGGAAAGCTCCGTCCGGAGCGAATAGAGGCAGGGAGCGAGGTTCAGGAAGCGGAAGTCGCCCTGCGTTCCGGTGGTCGTCGTCATCGGAGCGCCGCAGCCGGAGAGCGTCGCCGCGACACCCGGAAGCACGCCGTTCTGCTCATCCAGGACGCGAACGTAGAGGTTCCCCGTCGTCGCCTGTCCGGCGAGCGACGCCGCGACGCCGATCCCCAGGACGAAGATCGCGAGCCGTCGAATACGGGCCATGGCGGCCCCCTTTCGATTGTTGACTGCCACTGCTACGCGATTCGCCGCCCACTCGCATGATCCAGATGGATCATTCATTCGAAGCCGCGGGCCTGTAGCCTCGAAAGAGGTCAGCAATCGAGTTCGATTGTGAGCCGGGGCGAGGCGAAGATGAACCTCGCAGCGGGGTGCCGTCTCGGTCCTTACGAGGTCCTCTCCCCGCTTGGCGCGGGCGGGATGGGCGAAGTGTACCGGGCGCGAGACACGCGGCTCGGGCGCGAGGTCGCCGTCAAAGTCCTCCCGGAAGATCTCGCCCGCGACCCGGAGCGGCTTCGGCGGTTCGAGGGAGAGGCCCGCGCGGCCTCCGCTCTGACCGATCCCCACATCGTGGCCGTCTACGACGTCGGCGAAGAAGACAGCGTCCACTTCTTCGCCTCCGAGCTCGTTGACGGTTCCGACCTGCGCCGCCTGATCGATGCCGGACCCGTGCCGTTGAAGAAGGCCCTCGATCTGGCCGAGCAGATCGCTTCCGGCCTCGCCGCCGCTCACGAGAAGGGAATCATCCATCGGGACCTGAAACCGGAGAACGTCCTCATCACGAAGACGGGCATCGCCAAGATCGCGGACTTCGGCCTGGCGAAGTTGACCGAGTCGACCGCGCGAGACGTCTCCCAGCTTCCCACGACCGACGGGCACCAGACGACGGCGGGCGTCGTCATGGGCACGGTCGCGTATATGTCGCCGGAGCAGGCTCAGGGCAAGGCCGTCGACTTCCGCACCGACCAGTTCTCGTTCGGGACCGTCCTCTACGAGATGCTGACCGGAAGACGGCCGTTCGCCGGCGCTTCCCCTCCCGAAACGCTGACCGCCGTCATCCGCGAGGAGCCCGAGCCGCTCGAGAAGGCCGCGCCGGCCGTTCCCGCTCCCGTCCGCTGGATCGTCGAGCGGTGCCTCGCCAAGGATTCCGCCGAACGATTTTCTTCGACGAGCGACCTCGCCAAGGAGCTGCAGGACCTGCGATCCCATCTTTCCGAGGCGATCCGCGCCCCGGCCGTCGCCCCCGCCGAAACGCGCCGGTCCCGTCGTCGCCTGCCGTTGCCGGCGGCCGTCGCTCTGGCGGCGGCAAGCGTCGGCGCCGGTTATTTCGCCGCCGGCCGGCGCACCTCGAATGCGCCGCCGTCGTTCCGCGCTCTCACGTTTCGACGGGGCACGATCACGGGGGCCCGATTCGGACCGGACGGCAAGAGCGTGTATTACAGCGCGGCCTACGGCAGCGAACCGTCGCGGGTCTTCGTCACGCGGATCGACGGCACCGAGTCGGCACCGCTCGACCTTCCGCCCGCGATCCTGCTCTCGGTCTCGCAGAAGAACGAGCTCGCGGTGCTGTTGACGAACGAACGCAACCCGCACAACTCGCACGGAACGCTCGCCCGCGTCGCGGCGCTGGGGGGCACGCCGCGGCCCCTCGCGACCGACGCGATCGACGCCGACTGGGCTCCCGACGGGGAGCAGATGCTCCTCAGCCGCGGCGCGTCCCAGATCGAGTTTCCCCTCGGACATCCGCTGGCGCTGCGGGGTCAGGACCCGCGCTTCTCCCCCGCGGGCGATCACATCGCCTTCGCCGGTCGCGACGAGCGCGGCGCGCAGGTCGAACAGATCACCGACGTCGGCGGCAAGATCGTCACTTCGCATCCGATCGAATGGCAGTTCGGCAAAGCCTGGACGCCCGACGGGAAGGAGCTCTGGTTCACCGGCTCGGAGAGCGGAGCGGGCTACGACCGCGCCCTCTACGCGCTCTCTCTGACCGGCAAGCTGCGCCTGGTCCTGCGGGCACCGGTGGCGCTGACCGTGTGGGACGTCGGCTCCGATCGCCGTGCGCTCCTTTCCCCGGGCGCCGCCTGGCTCGGAATCGCTGCCGGCCGGGCCGGTTCGCCGAAAGAGCAGCCACTCGATCTTCTGGGGCGAACCTTTCCCATCGCCCTCTCGGCGGACGGCCGGTGGGTCCTGGCGTGGGAGCGTCGCGAGGTGGGAGGGGGCGCCTACCTGCGGTCGACGGACGGCGCCCAGACCCTGCACCTCGGAAGCGACGAACCGCTCGGGCTGT
Above is a genomic segment from Thermoanaerobaculia bacterium containing:
- a CDS encoding protein kinase — protein: MNLAAGCRLGPYEVLSPLGAGGMGEVYRARDTRLGREVAVKVLPEDLARDPERLRRFEGEARAASALTDPHIVAVYDVGEEDSVHFFASELVDGSDLRRLIDAGPVPLKKALDLAEQIASGLAAAHEKGIIHRDLKPENVLITKTGIAKIADFGLAKLTESTARDVSQLPTTDGHQTTAGVVMGTVAYMSPEQAQGKAVDFRTDQFSFGTVLYEMLTGRRPFAGASPPETLTAVIREEPEPLEKAAPAVPAPVRWIVERCLAKDSAERFSSTSDLAKELQDLRSHLSEAIRAPAVAPAETRRSRRRLPLPAAVALAAASVGAGYFAAGRRTSNAPPSFRALTFRRGTITGARFGPDGKSVYYSAAYGSEPSRVFVTRIDGTESAPLDLPPAILLSVSQKNELAVLLTNERNPHNSHGTLARVAALGGTPRPLATDAIDADWAPDGEQMLLSRGASQIEFPLGHPLALRGQDPRFSPAGDHIAFAGRDERGAQVEQITDVGGKIVTSHPIEWQFGKAWTPDGKELWFTGSESGAGYDRALYALSLTGKLRLVLRAPVALTVWDVGSDRRALLSPGAAWLGIAAGRAGSPKEQPLDLLGRTFPIALSADGRWVLAWERREVGGGAYLRSTDGAQTLHLGSDEPLGLSPDGAWVLTSSKADPLRLIPIGPGLPRQIPTSGLGRPPGGAIAGSARWSRDGRRLFLSQRDPAAGATPDSRIYVRDGDRPWRPITPGGIAGRFAVSPDGRKLAIRDGSGVLTVYPVDGGASVSFAGETGTPILWSPDGRWLYLQTSTLALASRVYRREIATGRVEPWNEVSPADLTGVSMIGEVLLSDDAQSYVYRYARLSNELYLAEGLR